In Nitrospirota bacterium, a genomic segment contains:
- the bamA gene encoding outer membrane protein assembly factor BamA codes for MEKTKWIGIFLFGMIFFLNGHVLLAVEKENSQETLPQIHIKGIEIKGNKKIESSTIRGKLDINEGDKYSPEKIRNEIKNLYRLGFFEDIKFETEGFEGGIKLFIIVSEKPILKDVSYIGNEKIKKETLKEKVYIKKDTFIDLAQIKSYQEKLIQYYKGEGYYNVEIVPVIEKLENNQTSLVFSIKEGTKTKIKSVQFEGNHVFNDKKLKSIIESKEFFWLTSWLTDRGVYKAEEAQNDSERIKELYLNNGYLTVQAGAPELTLTPDKKWFNLKFIISEGPQFSIRKINFSGNTLFPSEELLKKINTREGEIFKRDVLRQDINTLTDLYGERGYAFLNITPQFVTDNASKTVELTLEISEGNLTYIRKINISGNEKTRDKVIRREIRLDEQGLFNTKSLKRSYERIRNLNFYENIEISPERVSENLMDLNVKVKEKSTGQISLGGGYSSVDHLIGMFEINEGNFLGRGYLLKTKAQLGGRSTIYDITFRDPYINDLPISGSINLFRVEQNFVSYKERKVGGNLVLGKSFGEYTSGSLSYTLQYVDFFDVLTTSSQRIQDISTSGQTVTSSLGLGIARDTRDFIFDPSKGSRNSLSLTFAGPELGGNTQFYKVVLDSSRYFPLIWNTVFSLHGETGYIHEIKGSATLFEGFIVGGLNTLRGFDYGKAGPVGPAGEIIPASKLLLFNAELMFPLVTEAKIKGVFFFDGGRGFDLGEVVSVDKLRYGAGFGIRWVIPQLGPIRFEWSRNLFPRETEESSRFDFSIGSVF; via the coding sequence TTGGAAAAAACAAAATGGATTGGAATTTTCTTGTTTGGAATGATTTTCTTCTTAAACGGACACGTTCTGTTGGCTGTGGAGAAGGAAAACAGCCAGGAAACCCTCCCGCAAATTCACATAAAGGGAATTGAAATTAAGGGAAATAAAAAGATTGAGTCCTCGACCATTCGTGGAAAATTAGATATTAACGAGGGAGATAAATATTCACCTGAGAAGATCAGAAATGAAATTAAAAACCTGTATCGCCTCGGGTTTTTCGAAGATATCAAGTTTGAAACGGAGGGTTTTGAAGGAGGAATAAAACTTTTTATTATCGTCTCGGAAAAGCCGATCTTGAAAGATGTCTCTTATATCGGAAATGAGAAGATAAAAAAGGAGACTTTAAAAGAAAAAGTTTACATCAAAAAAGATACTTTTATCGATCTTGCTCAAATTAAATCCTATCAGGAGAAGCTGATTCAATATTATAAAGGTGAAGGTTACTATAACGTTGAAATCGTTCCGGTCATTGAAAAACTTGAAAATAATCAGACCAGCCTTGTTTTCTCAATTAAGGAGGGGACCAAAACTAAAATCAAGTCAGTTCAATTTGAGGGAAACCATGTTTTTAATGATAAAAAACTGAAAAGCATCATTGAATCGAAAGAATTTTTTTGGCTGACCTCATGGCTGACCGATCGGGGAGTTTATAAAGCGGAGGAAGCCCAAAACGATTCAGAAAGGATTAAAGAACTTTATCTGAATAACGGATATCTCACCGTTCAGGCCGGAGCGCCGGAGTTGACGTTAACCCCGGATAAAAAATGGTTTAATTTAAAATTTATTATTTCTGAAGGTCCCCAATTTTCGATTCGAAAAATCAACTTCTCGGGAAATACGCTTTTTCCCTCGGAAGAATTATTAAAAAAAATAAATACCCGTGAGGGAGAAATTTTCAAAAGAGATGTCCTGCGCCAGGATATCAATACCTTAACCGATTTATATGGAGAGCGGGGGTATGCGTTTCTTAATATCACTCCTCAATTTGTGACAGATAACGCCTCAAAAACGGTAGAGTTGACGCTCGAAATTTCTGAAGGGAATCTGACGTATATCCGGAAAATTAACATCTCAGGAAATGAAAAAACGAGGGATAAAGTTATTCGAAGGGAAATCCGCCTGGATGAACAGGGCCTTTTTAATACTAAATCTCTCAAAAGAAGTTATGAACGGATCAGAAATCTTAATTTTTATGAGAACATCGAAATTTCACCGGAACGGGTGAGTGAAAACCTAATGGATCTCAATGTCAAAGTGAAAGAAAAGTCGACAGGACAAATTAGTTTGGGGGGAGGATATAGTTCGGTAGACCATCTAATCGGAATGTTTGAAATTAACGAGGGAAATTTTCTGGGCAGAGGATATTTATTGAAAACAAAGGCTCAATTAGGTGGCCGAAGCACCATTTATGATATTACTTTTAGAGATCCTTACATTAATGATCTGCCCATTTCAGGTTCCATTAATTTATTCAGGGTGGAACAAAATTTTGTCTCCTACAAAGAAAGAAAGGTCGGGGGAAATCTTGTTCTGGGAAAATCGTTTGGCGAATATACAAGCGGAAGTTTAAGCTATACACTTCAATATGTTGATTTTTTTGACGTTTTAACCACATCCTCTCAACGGATTCAAGATATTTCCACTTCAGGGCAAACGGTGACCAGCAGTCTCGGTCTGGGTATTGCGCGAGATACCCGGGATTTTATTTTCGATCCTTCAAAAGGGAGCAGGAATTCACTCTCATTGACTTTTGCCGGCCCTGAACTGGGGGGAAACACGCAATTTTATAAAGTGGTTCTTGATAGCAGCCGGTATTTTCCCTTAATCTGGAATACCGTGTTTTCCCTTCATGGCGAGACCGGTTATATCCACGAGATTAAGGGCAGTGCCACTTTATTTGAGGGATTTATTGTCGGTGGATTGAATACGCTCCGAGGGTTTGATTATGGAAAAGCGGGTCCCGTCGGACCGGCGGGAGAAATTATTCCAGCGTCAAAATTGCTGCTCTTTAATGCCGAACTGATGTTCCCATTGGTTACGGAGGCTAAAATTAAAGGGGTCTTCTTTTTTGACGGGGGAAGAGGTTTTGACCTCGGAGAAGTCGTGAGTGTGGATAAGCTGAGATATGGGGCTGGTTTTGGTATTCGCTGGGTCATTCCACAACTTGGTCCGATTCGGTTTGAATGGAGCCGGAATTTGTTTCCCCGCGAAACAGAAGAGAGCTCGCGATTTGACTTTAGTATCGGATCGGTATTTTAA
- a CDS encoding Gfo/Idh/MocA family oxidoreductase, which translates to MNRKETVKNPGRSEGVKKLRVGVVGVGHLGQHHARIYSQMPDVDLVGVADTQEARGKEISEKYKTKYFSNYLDLIPKVDALSIAVPTQFHYEVTHQCLQNGIDVLLEKPISATVEEAESLISEAGKNKIIFQIGHLERYNRAFLKIKGLIRNPRFIENHRIGPFAARGTDVNVILDLMIHDIDIILSLTASPLTEIRAVGIPVLSREVDIVNARLEFKSGCIANMTASRVSLEKMRKIRIFQPEAYISLDYQNQEVTIARKVKENDTTRIVVDHPVVEKEEPLKLELHDFVLNCLNRTAPEISGVEGKEALRVAEEIAKIAIQQSRKFL; encoded by the coding sequence ATGAATAGAAAGGAAACCGTTAAAAATCCTGGCCGTTCAGAAGGGGTAAAAAAATTAAGAGTGGGGGTTGTCGGGGTAGGCCATTTAGGACAACATCATGCGCGAATTTATTCACAAATGCCTGATGTCGACCTGGTGGGCGTTGCAGACACCCAGGAAGCCCGTGGTAAAGAAATCAGTGAAAAATATAAAACAAAATATTTTTCAAATTATCTTGATTTGATACCGAAGGTTGACGCGTTAAGTATTGCTGTCCCGACGCAGTTCCATTATGAAGTGACGCATCAATGTCTTCAAAACGGCATCGATGTCTTGTTGGAAAAACCCATTTCGGCGACGGTGGAAGAGGCGGAGTCGTTGATTTCGGAAGCTGGAAAAAATAAGATTATTTTCCAAATCGGTCATCTCGAACGATACAATCGGGCCTTCTTAAAAATTAAAGGATTGATTCGAAACCCCCGATTTATTGAAAACCACCGAATCGGGCCCTTTGCGGCAAGGGGAACGGATGTCAATGTGATCCTTGATTTGATGATTCATGATATTGATATTATTTTAAGTTTGACCGCGTCTCCTCTTACCGAAATTCGGGCGGTCGGAATTCCTGTCCTGTCCAGGGAAGTTGACATCGTCAATGCCCGGCTTGAATTTAAAAGTGGATGCATTGCGAATATGACGGCGAGCCGGGTTTCTCTGGAGAAAATGAGAAAGATAAGGATTTTTCAGCCAGAGGCCTATATTTCCCTCGATTATCAGAACCAGGAAGTGACCATAGCCAGAAAAGTCAAGGAAAACGACACGACACGCATCGTCGTTGATCATCCGGTTGTTGAAAAAGAGGAGCCGCTGAAGCTTGAGCTTCATGATTTTGTTTTGAACTGTCTAAACCGGACGGCTCCTGAAATTTCGGGGGTTGAAGGAAAGGAAGCGCTGAGGGTGGCTGAGGAGATCGCTAAAATTGCCATACAACAATCCCGAAAGTTCCTGTAA
- the lpxI gene encoding UDP-2,3-diacylglucosamine diphosphatase LpxI (LpxI, functionally equivalent to LpxH, replaces it in LPS biosynthesis in a minority of bacteria.): MEKIGLIAGNGRFPIIFASQIKSQGKQVIAVAHLGETERDLEAFVDKIFWIKVGQLGKLIKIFKHEHVQNIVMAGGIKKTRLFTDVLPDLRAVRLLSSLKEKKDDAILRAIASDLEKEGLHIKDSSYYLFSLLVEEGPLTSRKPTKKEFEDIEFGWKIGKGIGKLDIGQSIVVKDKVVLAVEAIEGTDEAIKRGGRLGEENAIVVKICKPGQDLRFDLPAIGPGTIKSMVSVKASILAVEAGNTLLLDREETLKAAEKGGIGIIGVRYE, translated from the coding sequence ATGGAGAAAATTGGCTTGATTGCCGGAAACGGCCGTTTTCCAATCATTTTCGCGAGTCAGATCAAATCCCAGGGAAAGCAAGTCATCGCCGTTGCTCATTTAGGGGAAACGGAAAGGGATCTTGAAGCATTTGTTGATAAAATTTTCTGGATTAAAGTCGGACAACTGGGAAAACTCATAAAGATATTTAAGCACGAACATGTTCAAAATATTGTCATGGCGGGGGGAATAAAAAAAACCCGGTTGTTTACAGATGTCCTTCCCGATTTGAGGGCTGTTCGTTTACTCTCCTCTTTAAAAGAAAAAAAAGACGATGCGATTTTACGGGCGATTGCTTCCGATTTGGAAAAAGAAGGGCTGCATATCAAGGATTCCAGTTACTATCTTTTTTCTCTTCTGGTGGAGGAAGGCCCGTTAACTTCCCGAAAACCGACCAAAAAAGAGTTTGAAGATATTGAATTTGGTTGGAAGATTGGAAAAGGTATCGGAAAGCTGGATATTGGACAATCCATCGTGGTCAAGGATAAGGTTGTTTTGGCCGTCGAAGCCATTGAAGGGACCGACGAGGCCATTAAAAGAGGCGGGCGGCTTGGTGAAGAAAATGCGATCGTGGTTAAAATTTGCAAACCGGGACAGGATTTACGATTTGACCTGCCGGCGATAGGTCCCGGAACAATAAAATCCATGGTATCCGTAAAAGCGTCTATTTTGGCGGTTGAAGCGGGAAACACGCTTCTTTTGGACCGCGAAGAAACCCTGAAGGCAGCAGAAAAAGGAGGCATTGGAATTATTGGAGTCCGGTATGAATAG
- the lpxB gene encoding lipid-A-disaccharide synthase codes for MAKNILIVTGEPSGDLHGGKLVQALIKKDPTLKIFAVGGSAIQAAGGDLIFNIESLGVVGLFEVITHLKVIRKAFQTVLETLRKNSIDHLVLIDYPDFNLRVARRAKQMGIPVTYYISPQIWAWRHGRIHLIKQLIDQMLVILPFEETLYRKERIPVAFVGHPLLEEINPVYQKDPLCKKFGLNPSYPIVGICPGSRESELKRLLPVMLEASEKIRTEIPNVQFILPIAAPFSKEKFLKRLGSYAEKIKAVKGDTSEVMAVCDFLTVASGTATLQAAIIGTPMIIVYKVSPLTYWIGKKLLKIKMIGLVNIILGDKIIPELIQHEATAENIKLEIVKLFQNKEKNRIMKSKLSLIKEKLTEKKASENAAEAILRLLYR; via the coding sequence ATGGCAAAAAACATCCTCATTGTAACGGGAGAGCCTTCCGGGGATTTACATGGAGGAAAACTGGTTCAAGCCCTTATCAAAAAAGATCCCACTCTTAAGATTTTCGCGGTTGGGGGTTCCGCCATTCAGGCCGCTGGCGGAGATTTAATTTTCAACATTGAATCCCTGGGCGTTGTCGGGTTATTTGAAGTCATCACGCATTTAAAAGTCATCAGGAAGGCGTTTCAAACCGTTCTTGAGACCCTCCGAAAAAATTCGATTGATCACCTCGTTTTAATTGATTATCCAGACTTTAATTTAAGAGTCGCGCGGCGGGCAAAGCAAATGGGGATTCCGGTTACCTATTATATCAGCCCCCAGATTTGGGCATGGCGGCATGGAAGAATTCACCTGATTAAGCAACTCATCGACCAGATGCTGGTCATTCTCCCTTTTGAGGAGACGCTCTACCGCAAAGAGCGGATTCCAGTGGCGTTTGTCGGTCATCCATTACTGGAGGAGATTAACCCGGTTTATCAGAAGGATCCCCTCTGCAAAAAATTTGGTTTAAATCCTTCCTATCCCATTGTTGGAATTTGCCCGGGAAGCCGGGAGAGCGAGTTAAAGCGCCTGCTTCCGGTGATGTTGGAAGCCTCTGAAAAAATCAGAACGGAAATTCCAAATGTGCAATTTATTCTTCCCATTGCCGCGCCTTTTTCGAAAGAGAAATTTTTAAAGCGATTGGGGTCTTACGCCGAAAAAATTAAAGCTGTAAAAGGGGATACCAGCGAGGTCATGGCGGTGTGTGATTTTCTGACCGTCGCTTCGGGGACGGCGACGCTTCAGGCGGCGATCATCGGAACCCCGATGATTATTGTCTATAAAGTGTCCCCTCTGACCTACTGGATAGGTAAAAAATTGTTAAAAATCAAAATGATTGGCCTTGTAAATATTATTCTGGGTGATAAAATCATTCCTGAACTCATTCAGCATGAAGCGACCGCGGAAAATATTAAATTAGAAATCGTGAAATTATTTCAGAATAAAGAAAAAAACCGGATCATGAAAAGCAAATTGTCTCTGATTAAAGAAAAATTGACCGAAAAAAAGGCCAGTGAAAACGCCGCGGAAGCCATTTTGAGACTCCTTTATCGATGA
- the lpxD gene encoding UDP-3-O-(3-hydroxymyristoyl)glucosamine N-acyltransferase has product MYTLEQLAQHVNGKVLGNPEQTIRGFASADEAGEGEITFLAFPKYLPAVLSTKASCVIVSKPYEEIKKNQLQVSNPYFAFIQIIQLFQKKFLPPPGISSKAEILKNVKIGENPSIASFVFIDEDVMIGARVVLFPGVYIGKGTSIGDDALIYSNVSIRDRSKIGHRVTIHSGAVIGSDGFGFVTVEGVHHKIPQVGIAVIEDDVEIGANVTIDRAALGETRIKKGTKMDDQVHVGHNVIIGENGLFAAQTGISGSVKIGDYAVTGGQTGFSGHVRVGNHVKMAGKSGITHDIEDHQTVAGFPAIPHVQWKRSVILFNHLSNLQKQIQTLKEQIEALEQKIQKLD; this is encoded by the coding sequence ATGTATACCCTCGAACAGCTTGCACAACACGTAAACGGAAAGGTTCTTGGAAACCCTGAACAGACCATTCGCGGATTTGCCTCGGCAGATGAAGCCGGAGAGGGGGAAATCACGTTTCTGGCATTTCCAAAATATCTTCCCGCCGTTCTTTCGACAAAAGCAAGCTGTGTGATTGTTTCCAAACCTTATGAAGAGATCAAGAAAAATCAACTTCAGGTTTCCAATCCCTATTTTGCATTTATACAAATCATTCAGTTATTTCAGAAGAAATTTTTGCCTCCGCCCGGGATCAGTTCAAAGGCCGAAATTTTAAAAAATGTCAAGATCGGAGAAAACCCCTCGATCGCGTCTTTTGTTTTTATCGATGAAGATGTCATGATCGGAGCCCGGGTCGTCTTATTTCCGGGGGTTTATATTGGTAAAGGGACCTCGATTGGAGACGATGCGTTAATTTATTCAAATGTTTCCATCCGCGACAGGAGTAAAATCGGGCATAGGGTGACCATTCATAGCGGGGCTGTCATTGGAAGCGATGGATTTGGATTTGTAACCGTCGAGGGAGTCCATCATAAAATTCCCCAGGTCGGAATCGCTGTCATCGAAGACGACGTGGAAATTGGAGCGAATGTAACGATCGATCGTGCGGCTCTGGGTGAAACCCGGATTAAAAAGGGTACAAAAATGGATGATCAGGTCCATGTCGGACACAATGTCATCATCGGAGAAAATGGTCTTTTTGCCGCGCAAACCGGAATATCGGGGAGTGTCAAAATCGGAGATTATGCGGTTACGGGCGGGCAAACCGGTTTTTCAGGACATGTTCGGGTTGGAAATCATGTCAAGATGGCGGGGAAATCTGGAATTACCCATGATATCGAGGACCACCAAACCGTCGCGGGATTTCCGGCCATTCCCCACGTTCAGTGGAAAAGATCCGTGATTCTTTTTAACCACCTTTCAAATTTGCAAAAGCAGATTCAAACACTCAAAGAACAGATTGAGGCTTTAGAACAAAAGATACAGAAACTTGATTAG
- the fabZ gene encoding 3-hydroxyacyl-ACP dehydratase FabZ — MLSQSEIQKILPHRYPFLLVDRIVEMEIGKKIVGLKNVTINEPFFQGHFPGFPIMPGVLIIEALAQVGGVLAFKSAENVEGSLVYFLSIDKAKFRKPVVPGDQILLQVEVLQSRPPYWRLTGKAFVKEELVCEAELKAMISKEKGA, encoded by the coding sequence ATGTTAAGTCAATCCGAGATTCAAAAAATTCTTCCCCATCGATATCCTTTTTTATTAGTCGATCGGATCGTGGAAATGGAAATCGGGAAAAAAATCGTTGGTTTGAAAAATGTGACGATCAATGAGCCCTTTTTTCAGGGACATTTTCCAGGATTTCCCATCATGCCGGGTGTTTTAATTATTGAGGCCCTTGCCCAGGTTGGAGGTGTTCTTGCCTTTAAGTCGGCCGAAAATGTCGAGGGAAGCCTCGTTTATTTTCTGAGTATTGACAAGGCAAAATTTCGAAAACCGGTTGTTCCCGGGGACCAGATCCTTCTTCAGGTGGAAGTCCTTCAGAGCCGCCCTCCTTATTGGAGATTGACGGGAAAAGCCTTTGTCAAGGAAGAGCTGGTGTGTGAAGCCGAATTAAAAGCGATGATTTCGAAAGAAAAAGGAGCGTGA
- a CDS encoding OmpH family outer membrane protein, whose translation MKYGVMFLMLIAGIGFGIQETFAADSLKVGYINAIKIFDSTKTGKKSKAILEDYIKSRQKIVDLEEDEIKKLEEELSRQGSVLSNDAKKEKEALFQKKLAQYQKKAMDLNKEIQEKKSEVLHEFNKNLEDIVKKIAEKEGYQVVLDKNPDIGTVVYMASSMDISDKVIEEMDKLNSK comes from the coding sequence ATGAAATACGGGGTTATGTTTTTAATGTTAATTGCCGGAATAGGATTTGGCATTCAGGAAACATTCGCGGCGGACTCGTTAAAAGTTGGATATATCAATGCGATTAAGATTTTTGATTCGACAAAAACGGGAAAGAAATCAAAAGCGATTTTAGAGGATTATATTAAAAGCCGTCAAAAAATCGTTGATCTGGAAGAAGATGAAATTAAAAAGCTTGAGGAAGAATTGAGCCGGCAGGGATCGGTTTTAAGCAATGACGCCAAAAAAGAAAAAGAGGCTCTTTTTCAAAAAAAATTAGCTCAATATCAAAAAAAAGCAATGGATTTAAATAAAGAAATCCAGGAGAAAAAATCGGAAGTCCTTCACGAGTTTAATAAAAATCTTGAAGATATCGTCAAAAAGATCGCTGAAAAAGAGGGCTATCAGGTGGTCCTGGATAAAAACCCCGATATTGGCACTGTCGTTTATATGGCCAGTTCAATGGATATCAGCGATAAAGTCATTGAGGAAATGGACAAACTCAATAGCAAATAA
- the lpxA gene encoding acyl-ACP--UDP-N-acetylglucosamine O-acyltransferase, protein MNKHSTAIIHPKAEIEEGVTIGPYSIIGEKVHIGKGSQIGPHCVIEGKTEIGPDCKFFPFISVGAAPQDLKYKNEETSVVIGKNNTFREFVTVHRGTGSGKGKTVIGDDNFFMAYVHVAHDCIIGHRSILANAATLGGHVEVGNDSVVGGLSGIHQFVRIGDYVMIGGASAVAQDIPHFVCAAGNRTSLYGLNLIGLKRKGFSNERISALKKAYKIIFRSGTTFTEAVKKIKEEQLNQPDVDYLIQFIEQSKRGISR, encoded by the coding sequence ATGAATAAGCATTCAACTGCGATTATCCACCCAAAGGCTGAGATCGAAGAGGGGGTCACCATCGGACCCTATTCTATCATTGGGGAAAAAGTTCATATTGGAAAAGGATCCCAGATCGGTCCGCATTGCGTCATTGAAGGGAAAACCGAGATCGGCCCCGATTGCAAATTTTTTCCGTTTATTTCCGTCGGCGCGGCGCCCCAGGATCTTAAGTATAAAAATGAAGAGACGTCGGTGGTTATTGGAAAAAATAATACCTTTAGGGAATTCGTGACGGTCCACCGCGGTACAGGCAGTGGAAAAGGAAAAACGGTTATTGGAGATGATAATTTTTTCATGGCCTATGTTCATGTGGCGCATGATTGTATCATCGGCCACCGGAGCATTTTAGCTAATGCCGCAACCCTTGGCGGACATGTTGAAGTGGGTAATGATTCGGTCGTCGGAGGATTATCGGGCATTCACCAATTTGTCCGAATTGGCGATTACGTGATGATCGGCGGCGCTTCTGCCGTTGCCCAGGATATACCGCATTTTGTCTGTGCAGCCGGAAACCGGACCTCCTTGTATGGTCTTAATTTAATTGGCCTGAAAAGAAAGGGGTTTTCAAATGAACGGATTAGCGCTCTTAAGAAAGCCTATAAAATCATTTTTCGGTCCGGGACGACCTTTACTGAAGCCGTTAAGAAAATTAAAGAAGAACAGCTCAACCAGCCTGACGTTGATTACTTAATTCAATTTATCGAACAGTCCAAAAGGGGAATCTCCAGATAA